One window of the Xiphophorus hellerii strain 12219 chromosome 15, Xiphophorus_hellerii-4.1, whole genome shotgun sequence genome contains the following:
- the napbb gene encoding N-ethylmaleimide-sensitive factor attachment protein, beta b isoform X1 codes for MDNSGKEKEAIQLMADADKKVKSSGSFLGGMFGGGPHKVEEACEMYCRAANMFKMSKNWSAAGDAFCKAARLHMQLQNKHDCATSFIDAGNAYKKSDPNEAIKCLNAAIDIYTDMGRFTIAAKHHISIAEVFESELVDIEKAIAHYEQAADYYKGEESNSSANKCLLKVGAYCAQLEQYQKAIEIYEQVGANTMDNPLLKYSAKEYFFKASLCHFIVDELNAKIAVEKYEEMFPAFSDSRECKLLKKLLEAHEEQNSEAFTEAVKEFDSISRLDQWHTTLLLRIKKTIQGDEGDLK; via the exons ATGGACAACTCGGGCAAAGAAAAGGAAGCCATTCAGCTAATGGCGGACGCTGACAAAAAAGTCAAGTCCTCCGGCTCCTTTTTGGGAGGGATGTTTGGAGG AGGACCTCACAAAGTGGAGGAGGCGTGCGAGATGTACTGCAGAGCTGCCAACATGTTCAAGATGTCCAAGAACTGGAGCG CTGCTGGAGATGCCTTCTGCAAAGCTGCCCGTCTGCATATGCAGCTGCAGAACAAACATGACTGCGCCACCAGTTTCATTGATGCAGGAAATGCTTACAAGAAGTCTGACCCTAATG AGGCAATCAAGTGTTTAAATGCTGCCATCGATATATACACAGACATG GGAAGATTTACCATCGCTGCCAAACATCACATCAGTATCGCAGAAGTCTTTGAGTCTGAGCTGGTGGATATCGAAAAG GCTATTGCTCATTATGAGCAAGCAGCAGACTACTACAAAGGAGAGGAGTCAAACAG TTCTGCAAACAAGTGTCTGCTGAAAGTGGGAGCTTACTGCGCTCAGCTGGAACAATACCAGAAGGCCATAGAGATCTACGAGCAG GTCGGAGCCAACACGATGGACAACCCGCTGCTGAAATACAGCGCCAAAGAGTATTTCTTCAAAGCCTCCCTGTGTCATTTCATTGTTGACGAGCTCAACGCCAAG ATTGCTGTCGAAAAATATGAGGAGATGTTCCCTGCTTTCTCAGACTCCAGAGAATGCAAGTTGTTGAAG AAACTTCTTGAGGCTCACGAGGAACAGAACAGTGAGGCCTTTACAGAAGCG GTGAAGGAGTTTGACTCAATCTCCCGTCTAGACCAGTGGCACACCACCCTCCTATTGCGCATCAAAAAGACCATCCAGGGTGATGAAGGggatctgaaatga
- the napbb gene encoding N-ethylmaleimide-sensitive factor attachment protein, beta b isoform X2, whose product MPSAKLPVCICSCRTNMTAPPVSLMQEMLTRSLTLMGRFTIAAKHHISIAEVFESELVDIEKAIAHYEQAADYYKGEESNSSANKCLLKVGAYCAQLEQYQKAIEIYEQVGANTMDNPLLKYSAKEYFFKASLCHFIVDELNAKIAVEKYEEMFPAFSDSRECKLLKKLLEAHEEQNSEAFTEAVKEFDSISRLDQWHTTLLLRIKKTIQGDEGDLK is encoded by the exons ATGCCTTCTGCAAAGCTGCCCGTCTGCATATGCAGCTGCAGAACAAACATGACTGCGCCACCAGTTTCATTGATGCAGGAAATGCTTACAAGAAGTCTGACCCTAATG GGAAGATTTACCATCGCTGCCAAACATCACATCAGTATCGCAGAAGTCTTTGAGTCTGAGCTGGTGGATATCGAAAAG GCTATTGCTCATTATGAGCAAGCAGCAGACTACTACAAAGGAGAGGAGTCAAACAG TTCTGCAAACAAGTGTCTGCTGAAAGTGGGAGCTTACTGCGCTCAGCTGGAACAATACCAGAAGGCCATAGAGATCTACGAGCAG GTCGGAGCCAACACGATGGACAACCCGCTGCTGAAATACAGCGCCAAAGAGTATTTCTTCAAAGCCTCCCTGTGTCATTTCATTGTTGACGAGCTCAACGCCAAG ATTGCTGTCGAAAAATATGAGGAGATGTTCCCTGCTTTCTCAGACTCCAGAGAATGCAAGTTGTTGAAG AAACTTCTTGAGGCTCACGAGGAACAGAACAGTGAGGCCTTTACAGAAGCG GTGAAGGAGTTTGACTCAATCTCCCGTCTAGACCAGTGGCACACCACCCTCCTATTGCGCATCAAAAAGACCATCCAGGGTGATGAAGGggatctgaaatga
- the gzf1 gene encoding GDNF-inducible zinc finger protein 1 has product MGIKVIQLTSKSHHENLLASLHQMRMQGQLCDVTVQVNYQEEVEEFQAHQLILAASSGYFQKILLSQDANQAKLQLSNMHSSDFTKYLEFVYTGKIEVARNKIGDVQEVARLLDCEGLSVVCSDALSAGVLERPKRKSCDSKIKDGGGELPSAEKVDAKKQPLKRQLSSQSPEKQDCKKKQKAKTFQRKTTKQVKKLKLKLAGRKVLQRCLRYSLKEDPKDKNQTNESEDRTGEDSEPENEEDLNEEQENIEDKASDEAHDLDFEEDAQSNDPQDSLYVDEEEEDDEDEEGQSGEEVKRISKAQFSCNKCQRTFHYEKSYLKHISTYHGVKAHVIHRCETCMQTFANSSNLKIHEKHVHSNERLFACDSCSKTFKRKKDVVRHKRQVHERNMRHVCSECGKSLSSRAALLLHERTHTGLKPYECTVCGAKFTQNSALKMHHRTHTGEKPYACDLCDARFSQRHMLAYHKRSHTGEKPFMCESCGKSFASKEYLRHHSNIHTGSKPYKCEHCGRGFAQRNSLNQHLKIHTGERPYSCKSCDKHFTQLNALQRHQRIHTGEKPYMCGLCKRTFTDKSTLRRHTMIHGSDAPWKTYLVVLEGNVEEKKPKSPTKEKGGSEEKRSTANRSSSSAVATVHAIDDEDKSSTETVVVPTEPVTLPADWARHGAITLVSHGGGGTIAVIHTEVPPGTQIQPIVATGSTNAITLDGSAITVPFSIPVSVAQTLSSEAPSGSLSLPTLSVPVSETLLASDISTVSATSLLEAAAAQTVLAPPLENKPTSESDKLLPDIETVIVGEGIRGKEQEQLLDDGQNKTAD; this is encoded by the exons ATGGGGATCAAGGTGATCCAGCTCACCTCAAAGTCTCACCATGAAAACCTTCTGGCTTCCCTGCATCAAATGAGGATGCAGGGGCAACTGTGTGACGTAACGGTCCAAGTGAACTACCAGGAAGAGGTAGAGGAGTTTCAAGCCCACCAGCTGATTCTGGCTGCGTCCAGCGGGTATTTTCAGAAGATTCTCCTCTCTCAGGACGCAAACCAAGCCAAGTTACAGCTCTCAAACATGCACTCGAGTGACTTCACAAAGTATCTGGAGTTCGTCTACACAGGTAAGATAGAGGTCGCCAGGAATAAGATCGGCGACGTTCAGGAAGTGGCCCGATTGCTGGATTGCGAGGGCCTGTCGGTGGTTTGCAGCGACGCCTTGAGCGCTGGAGTTCTGGAAAGGCCCAAAAGGAAATCCTGTGACTCCAAAATCAAAGACGGAGGAGGAGAATTACCCAGCGCTGAAAAGGTCGATGCAAAGAAGCAACCTCTTAAGCGGCAGCTTTCGTCGCAGAGCCCCGAGAAACAAGactgtaaaaagaaacagaaggcAAAAACCTTTCAAAGGAAAACGACCAAGCAAGTAAAAAAGTTGAAACTGAAGCTGGCGGGCCGTAAGGTTCTCCAGAGGTGCTTGCGTTACTCTTTGAAAGAGGATCCTAAAGATAAAAACCAAACGAATGAATCTGAGGACAGAACCGGAGAAGATTCTGAACCAGAGAATGAAGAAGACTTAAATGAGGAACAGGAGAATATCGAGGACAAAGCCTCAGATGAGGCGCATGACTTGGACTTTGAGGAAGATGCACAGAGTAACGATCCTCAAGACTCGTTGTAtgtggatgaagaggaggaggatgacgaAGATGAGGAAGGACAGTCTGGGGAGGAAGTTAAAAGGATATCCAAGGCCCAGTTCAGCTGTAACAAGTGCCAGCGGACTTTCCATTATGAGAAAAGCTACTTGAAGCACATCAG CACATACCATGGAGTGAAAGCACACGTCATCCACCGCTGTGAGACTTGCATGCAGACCTTCGCCAACAGCAGCAATCTGAAGATCCACGAGAAGCACGTCCACAGCAACGAGAGGCTCTTCGCCTGCGATTCCTGCAGCAAGACCTTCAAACGGAAGAAGGACGTCGTCCGCCATAAACGACAG GTACACGAAAGGAACATGAGGCATGTGTGCTCCGAATGTGGGAAGTCCCTCAGCTCCAGAGCGGCCTTGTTGCTTCACGAGAGGACGCACACGGGCTTGAAGCCCTACGAGTGCACCGTCTGCGGGGCCAAGTTTACCCAGAACTCTGCCCTCAAGATGCATCACAG GACTCATACAGGAGAGAAGCCCTATGCATGTGATTTGTGTGACGCCCGGTTCTCTCAAAGGCACATGTTGGCCTATCACAAGAGATCAcacacag GGGAAAAACCTTTCATGTGTGAGTCCTGTGGTAAAAGCTTTGCATCCAAGGAGTACCTGAGGCATCACTCTAACATCCACACGGGCTCCAAGCCGTACAAGTGTGAGCACTGTGGCAGAGGCTTCGCCCAGAGGAACTCTCTCAACCAGCATTTAAAAATTCACACGG GTGAGCGTCCGTACAGCTGCAAGTCCTGTGATAAACACTTCACTCAGCTCAACGCGCTGCAGAGGCACCAGCGGATTCATACGGGAGAGAAGCCCTACATGTGTGGGCTCTGCAAACGCACCTTTACTGACAAGTCCACCCTGCGCAGGCACACTATG ATCCATGGCTCGGATGCGCCGTGGAAGACCTACCTGGTTGTGCTGGAGGGAAATGTGGAGGAGAAGAAGCCTAAGTCTCCTACAAAAGAAAAGGGAGGATCGGAGGAGAAAAGGAGCACGGCCAACAGAAGCTCTTCCTCCGCAGTTGCCACCGTTCACGCCATTGACGATGAAGACAAAAGCAGCACAGAAACCGTGGTGGTTCCGACTGAGCCGGTGACTCTCCCAGCTGACTGGGCCAGGCACGGAGCCATCACTCTGGTCAGCCACGGCGGCGGCGGCACCATCGCCGTCATCCACACTGAGGTCCCGCCGGGGACGCAGATCCAGCCCATCGTGGCCACCGGGAGCACAAACGCCATCACGTTAGACGGTTCGGCCATCACCGTGCCTTTTTCCATCCCGGTATCCGTAGCTCAGACGTTGTCCTCTGAAGCTCCGTCCGGCTCTCTGTCTCTTCCCACGCTCTCCGTCCCCGTTTCTGAGACCTTGTTGGCGTCAGACATCTCCACCGTCTCTGCGACGTCTCTGCTGGAAGCAGCTGCCGCACAGACGGTTTTAGCCCCACCTTTGGAAAACAAGCCAACCTCCGAGAGCGACAAGTTGCTCCCGGATATAGAGACTGTGATCGTTGGGGAGGGGATTCGTGGAAAAGAACAGGAACAACTCCTGGACGATGGACAGAACAAGACAGCAGATTAG